The genomic window GACGCCCTACGCGTGAAGATCCGTGACGGCCACCGCGTGGTCAACAAGGCTTGCTACATGGCGGTTGGTGTCGACATGGACGGCATCAAGCACATCCTGGGATTGTGGATCGCTGAAAATGAAGGCGCCGCATTCTGGGCATCGGTGTGCGCAGATCTGGCCAACCGCGGGGTCCAGGACGTGTTCATCGTCTGCTGCGACGGGCTCAAAGGCCTGCCAGAAGCCGTGGAGGCAACCTGGCCGAATTCCATGGTGCAGACCTGCATTGTGCACCTGATTCGAGCTGCGAACCGGTGGGTGTCTTATCAGGACCGCAAATCTGTCTCCCGCGCGCTGCGTGAGGTCTACACCGCCACCAATGAGGACACCGCACGCGCCAACCTGGATGCTTTCGAGGCCAGTGAACTGGGCCTAAAATACCCCCAGTCGGTCAAAGTCTGGCGCGACGCCTGGGAGCGGTTCGTGCCGTTTCTACAGTTCCCGCCTGCGGCCAGGCGAGTGCTCTACACCACCAATTCGATCGAGTCACTCAACGCGCAACTGCGTAAAGCTACCCGTAACAGGGGCCAATTCCCGAACGATACCGCAGCACTGAAGACGCTGTGGCTGATGATCTGCAACATCGAAGACAAGCGTGCTGCCCAGCGGGCGAAGAAAGCCAAGCGCAACATTGAGTGCAACGGCTATATTGAAGGAGCGAAAGCCACCGGGTGGAAACAAGCCATCAACCAACTAGCCGTGGCTTACCCCAACCGATTCGCGGACTACTTGTAAACCAAGCCCCCGCACACAAACAATCGGACACTCTCCGCGTCGTGGGCGAAATCTCCCGCGACTTCGCCCGCTCCACGGCGGATTTCACCGACCGCCAGAACATCCAGCTGCACTGGATCCGCATCGAGGACGTGCCCGAAATCTGGGACCGCCTCGAGGCCGTCGGCCTGTCCACGCTCATGGGCTGCGGCGACGTCCCCCGTGTCATCCTCGGCTCGCCCGTGGCTGGCGTCGCGGCCGACGAAATCATCGACGCCACCCCCGCCATCGAGGAGATCGTCGACGACTACCTCCTCCGCGAGGAATTCCAGAACCTGCCCCGCAAGTTCAAGACCGCCATCTCCGGCAACGCGCGCCAGGACGTCACCCACGAAATCCAGGACGTCGCCTTCATCGGCACCAACCACCCGGACTACGGCCCGGGCTTCGACTGCTTCGTCGGCGGCGGCCTGTCCACCAACCCGATGCTCTCCCGCTCCCTCGGCGCCTTCGTACCGCTGGAGCGCGTGCCGGAGGTCTGGGCCGGCGTGGTCGGCATCTTCCGCGACTACGGCTTCCGCCGCCTACGCAACCGCGCGCGGCTGAAGTTCCTGGTCGCGCAGTGGGGCATCGAGAAGTTCCGGCAGGTCCTCGAGGACGAGTACCTGGACGCCCCGCTAGCCGACGGCGTGCCTACTCCCATCAACCCGGGCAGCCGCGACCACCTCGGCGTGCACCAGCAAAAGGACGGCAACTACTACGTCGGCGTCAAGCCCACCGTGGGGCACGCGACCGGCGAGCAGCTCATCGCCATCGCCGACGTCGCCGAGCGCTTCGGGCTGACCCGCATCCGCACCACGCCCATGAAGGAGCTGCTCTTCCTCGACGTGCCGGAGGACCAGGTCGCCGCGCTCAGCGATGCCCTCGACGCCACCGGCCTCTACTCGAGCCCCTCCGAGTTCCGCCGCGGCGTCATCTCCTGCACCGGCCTGGAGTTCTGCAAGCTCGCCCACGTGACCACGAAGGCGCGCGCCATCCAGCTCGTCGACGAGCTCGAGGACGCCCTCGACGACCTCGACGTGCCGATCTCCATCGCACTCAACGGCTGCCCGAACTCCTGCGCCCGCACGCAGGTCTCCGACATCGGCTTCAAGGGGCAGACGCTGACCGATAAGGACGGCAACCGCGTGGAGGGCTTCCAGGTCCACCTGGGCGGCGCGCTCGGCCTGGACCCGGACTTCGGGCGCAAGCTGCGCGGCCACAAGGTCTTAGCCGACGAGGTCACCGATTACGTCATCAGACTGGTAACCAAGTTCAAGGAGCAGCGCACCGAGGGCGAACAGTTCCGCCAGTGGGTGCTGCGCGCGGCAGACGAGGACCTGCAATGAGATTCCGCCGCCAGCCCAACCCGAACCGCAACCACCCGACGTACTGCCCCTACTGCGCCGGCACGCAGCTCTTCCCGGACACCGAGGACGAGTTTGCCTGGAACTGCCAGGACTGCCGCCGGGTGTTCTCGGTGCGTTTCCACGGCCAGGACGACTCGCCGGTCGCCCCGTCGCCGGCGCCCTCGTCCCAGGAGGCGCTGCAGCAGTCACTGCGCCGGCACGGCCACGCCACAGCCCGGCAGGAGGCCAACGATGCCTAACCGCGCCCTTATCACCCTTGCCCACGGTTCGCGCCGGGCGGGGGCGGCCGCCGGCATCGAGCGCCTTACAGCCGCCGCCGCTCGCTGGGCCGGTGTGTCCTTGGCCGCCGCCGCGCACCTGGAGTTCAACGACCCGGACCTGACCGGCGCCGCCGTCCGCCTGCGCAATCGCGGGGCCGACGAAGCCGTCGTCGTGCCGCTGCTATTTACGCCCGGATACCACCAGCGCGTGGACTACCCGGCCGGGCTCGCCGATGCCCACGCAGCCACCGGGCTCCCCCTCAAGGCAGCCCCTGGCCTGGGCACGGGCGCGGATCTTTGCCGACGTGTTGGCCCCGCGCTGCCCGGCAGGTAGCCACGGCGTGCTCTACGCGGTGGGGTCTGCTGACCCGCAGGCGAACGCCGCCGTGACCGACCTGGCGGCTAGCCTGGGCTGGTCCACGCTCTTTGCCACGAAGGGATCCCCGGACGCCCCGCGGGGTGCGGCCGGCCTGGAGCACCTAGCCCAGCAGCAGGTCCAAAAGCACGCCCAGGAACACGTTCAGCATCACGCGCGCCTGCACGTGGTGCCGATGTTCGTCACCGACGGCCTCCTGCTCGACCGCCTGACCGCGGCCGTGCCAGACATCGAGGCGGCGACGGGCGCGAGCGTGACCTGCCGGCCGCCACTGGGCGCTGCGCTCGCGGGCATCGTCGCGGCGCGGTACGGTGCCGCATATAAGCACGACAAACACAGGCAGCACCAGACGCTACCGGCGCGGGAACTGTTGAAGGCAGGTGTCTAGTTGACGGCATTACTCTTGATCGCGCTGGGCGGCGCGGCTGCCCAGCTGGTCGATGGCGGCATCGGCATGGGCTTCGGCGTGACGTCCACGACCATCCTCATCTTCCTGGCTGGCCTCGGGCCGGCGCAGGCTTCCGCCGTCGTGCACACCGCGGAGCTGGGCACCACGCTGGTCTCCGGGATCAGCCACTGGCGCTTCGGCAATATCGACTGGAAGACCGTCGTGCGCCTGGCGGTGCCGGGCTCGATTGCGGCGTTTGCCGGCGCGACGGTGCTCTCCAGCCTTTCGCTGGACGCTGCGGCCCCGATTACCTCGACCATTCTCTTCGCCGTCGGTCTGAATCTGGTCTGGCGTTTTTCCCGCGGGCGGGTCACGCGCAAGCTCACCGAGACCCCGCATTCCACCCCGTTCCTGTTGGGTCTGGGCTCGGTCGGCGGCTTCGTCGATGCCACCGGCGGCGGAGGCTGGGGACCCGTCACGACGTCCACGCTGCTGTCGTTGGGCAAGCAGCAGCCGCGGCGCATCGTGGGCACGGTCAACACTGCGGAGTTTTTGGTCACCCTCGGCGCCACCCTGGGCTTCGTGGTGGGCCTGTGGGATGACCTGGTCGCGAACGCGGCCGCTGTCGTGGCGCTGTTGGTCGGCGGCTGCCTGACCGCCCCGGTCGCGGCGTGGCTGATTAGCCGGCTAAACCCCATCGTGCTGGGCGGTTTTGTGGGCACCGCGATCGTGCTGCTCAACGTCGGCACCATCGTGGGCGGGGCGGAGAACGCCTTTGGCTTCACGATGCCCACCGCCCTCACCGTCGCCCTCTACCTCGCGTTGGCCGCCGGGGGAGTGGCCCTGACCCTGCGGGGCCGTAGGCGCGCCCGCGCCAACCGGCAGGCCGCCGCCGACCAGGCGCCGCCCGTGGAGACCACCGATCCCGTGCCGGCGCCTTCCAGTCGCTAGGCACGCCGAGTAGGCGCTACGGAGTGTTTCCGTGGCGCCTTTTCGCGTGTTGAGGCAGTCGTGGGGTTGACTGGCCTTTTCTTCCGGCCCGGCTGACCCTGTTCCTTGGGTTTGCGGCTGACCCCCGTGTCAGCCGTCAGCCGCTGCTCCAGGGCGGGTCCCAGGTGATGTGGCCGTGTCTTCGGTTGACCCTGCCGTGTCTGGGGTAGGCGGGGTCGTCATCGTTCCATGAATTGTGGAACTCGCACAGTAGTGTCAGGTTCTCCTGGTTGGTCTCACCGCCGTCGGCCCAGGGGTGGATGTGGTGGACCTGGCACTCGTCGGCTGGTTTCCTACAGTTCGGCCACGCGCAGGTGGTGGTCTCGGCTTTGGCCATGTCCTTCTGCTTGGGTGAGGCGTGGCGCTGGTAGCGGTACTGGTTGACCGGGCCGCGCCTAGGGTCCACCAGCGTGGCCAGGCCCGCGTCCAACAAACATTGGCGGACGTAGTCGGCCCCGGTCATGGTGGTGCCGTTGGTTAGCTGCAGGGTGATCTCATCCCCATCACCGGCAAGGATTCTCGCCCAGTCGGGCAGTGGGATGACCACGTGGGTGGCCTTCGGCTGCTTCTCCAGGCCTCCACTGAACAAGGCCTCGACATCCGGGATGGTTTTAATTGAGGCCCAGAGGTTTTCCACCAGTTCCGGGTCCCCGGTGACAGAAAAAGTACTCGGTCCATCCTTGCGGCGGGTCACGCGCACGCCCTCGGCGGGTGGGGCCGGGCGGTTAAGTTCCAGGACTTTCTGGTTGGCTAGGCGTCTTAGCTGTGTGGTGGTGCCGGGGGTGTTGCACAGTTCGATGAGCATGGCCCACGCGTGGCCTTTGTGGCGCACCCGGCGGAAGGCACTATCGAGCACCAGCAGGGTGTCGAGGTGGTGTCCCTGGGTGGCGGCCGCTTTCCTCGCGGCGGCCTGCTTGCGGGTAAAGGACGTGTGCCCGAAGAAGGTTTGGCAGGCACGGTGGTGCGCGGCCGCGGCAACATCCGACATGACAGCCTTCAAGGCAGGCAGGCTCAGCTGGCGGCACAGGCCCAAATACTGGATCCCGTCCGCGAAGATAGAGTGTGCTGCTTTCAATGTGTCCATGGCTGTCGTTGCTGTCATGACCCACACGCTAGAAGCACCCGTCAACCCCTACAAGGCCCGAAAACCCGATCTGTGGATAACTCGGAGCACAGTAGCCATCCTGCGCGAGCACCGGAAGAGAAGAAAACGCCGGTTTTCTCCGCGCCACCTGCCCAAAGGTCGAAAAACGAAGCAACGTACCCAAGTAGCCATAGGTAGGCCAAATGAGGCACAGTTAGCCACAAAAATGGCCCCCGCACGCGGCGGGGGCTGTGGATAGCTTAGGCCTCCGCGCGGAGGCCCGCGACGTTTCCGATGATGAAGACAGCCGGCGGCTGAATCTTTTCCTCTTCGACCACTGCGCCCAAGGAGGACAGCTCGGTGCGCACCACGCGCTGGCCGGACATGGTGCCCTCCTGGATGGCGGCGACGGGGGTGTCGGCGGGGAGGGAGGCATCGATGAGCGCGGAGGCAATCGCGCCGGCGTTGCGTACGCCCATGATGACCGCCAGGGTGGCCCCGGAGCGGGCGAGCGCCTCCCAATCGACCAGGGAGCGCTCGTGCCCGGGCGGCAGGTGCCCGGAGACCACCGTC from Corynebacterium confusum includes these protein-coding regions:
- a CDS encoding IS256 family transposase; translation: MTTVSPKKSHDPARVNEISEKLMENPEVASLISELSASADDASELVKGLLQASINAGLKAEMDAHLGYGHSDRNAKAQVETSQENNHRNGSYIKTVNSGYGAVEVTVPRDRAGTFIPRMVPKGARRLTELDDMIVSLYAGGMTVRDICHHLATTLGVDMSPDTISTITDAVLEEVMIWQNRQLDEFYPVIFLDALRVKIRDGHRVVNKACYMAVGVDMDGIKHILGLWIAENEGAAFWASVCADLANRGVQDVFIVCCDGLKGLPEAVEATWPNSMVQTCIVHLIRAANRWVSYQDRKSVSRALREVYTATNEDTARANLDAFEASELGLKYPQSVKVWRDAWERFVPFLQFPPAARRVLYTTNSIESLNAQLRKATRNRGQFPNDTAALKTLWLMICNIEDKRAAQRAKKAKRNIECNGYIEGAKATGWKQAINQLAVAYPNRFADYL
- a CDS encoding CbiX/SirB N-terminal domain-containing protein; this encodes MPNRALITLAHGSRRAGAAAGIERLTAAAARWAGVSLAAAAHLEFNDPDLTGAAVRLRNRGADEAVVVPLLFTPGYHQRVDYPAGLADAHAATGLPLKAAPGLGTGADLCRRVGPALPGR
- a CDS encoding sulfite exporter TauE/SafE family protein, which gives rise to MTALLLIALGGAAAQLVDGGIGMGFGVTSTTILIFLAGLGPAQASAVVHTAELGTTLVSGISHWRFGNIDWKTVVRLAVPGSIAAFAGATVLSSLSLDAAAPITSTILFAVGLNLVWRFSRGRVTRKLTETPHSTPFLLGLGSVGGFVDATGGGGWGPVTTSTLLSLGKQQPRRIVGTVNTAEFLVTLGATLGFVVGLWDDLVANAAAVVALLVGGCLTAPVAAWLISRLNPIVLGGFVGTAIVLLNVGTIVGGAENAFGFTMPTALTVALYLALAAGGVALTLRGRRRARANRQAAADQAPPVETTDPVPAPSSR
- a CDS encoding HNH endonuclease signature motif containing protein, producing MTATTAMDTLKAAHSIFADGIQYLGLCRQLSLPALKAVMSDVAAAAHHRACQTFFGHTSFTRKQAAARKAAATQGHHLDTLLVLDSAFRRVRHKGHAWAMLIELCNTPGTTTQLRRLANQKVLELNRPAPPAEGVRVTRRKDGPSTFSVTGDPELVENLWASIKTIPDVEALFSGGLEKQPKATHVVIPLPDWARILAGDGDEITLQLTNGTTMTGADYVRQCLLDAGLATLVDPRRGPVNQYRYQRHASPKQKDMAKAETTTCAWPNCRKPADECQVHHIHPWADGGETNQENLTLLCEFHNSWNDDDPAYPRHGRVNRRHGHITWDPPWSSG